Below is a genomic region from Fibrobacter sp..
CCGACCGAGGGTGAGGTGCTGACCGCGGACACGGCTGACGGCAACCGCGTACCGACCGCACCACGAACAGCCGCTGACGGGGTTCTGCACTCGTCCTCCGCTCGTCTTGCGCTCGTTCTGCGCTCGTTGCCCGCTGCCGCGGGCGGCTCTGCCGGGGGTGGCGCTCGCGGCACCCCTACAAACACAAAGAGGCCCCCAAAAGGGCCTCCACGCGACTGGTTACTATATCTGAAGATCAATCTTTATCAGATCCACCAGCCATGAGTTAACAGATTGGCCGCAAATGGCCGCTCTTGCTGTTATTTCTGCGGCCATGGCCACGGGAACTCTAACGGATATGGTCTTTGTATCTGGAGCCGTTTTCGGCCGTCCTGCGCCTTTTCTCGCGCCTCCCCAGGTACTTTGTAGGTCAATGGCAGCATCTACCACATAGCTGCCATCGATCGTGAGCTGGCGAAGCTCTCTACGTTTCCGGCTCATGGCTTGTCAGCACTCGAGATCTCGAGCTGGACGTCCTGTGCATCCTTGATACGTGAGATCAGATACTCATACGCGTACATGGGCCGGAACTGGGTCTCCTTGCAATGACGAAAGGCGGCGAGGAGTGCTACAGTACGCGCGCCTCCAACCAGACACCCCTCTGTGACGTTATAAAGGGCCATTACTTGGTTGTAGGTGAGCTTATACTCGAGGATCCTGGATATAATGATATCTGGGTTGTGGTCAGGATCCTTAACCAGACTTATCCGGCACTTATCAACATCGGCCAGTCCAGACTTGTCCTTCCCGATCTTAGATATCATCGCAGCACTAAAATACCCCTCCACTCCAGCACCACTATTGTGGTCGGATGGGGTTAAATTATCTGTATGATTGTTTAAATGAGTGGTTGGTTGTTGAGCTAAATCACTAACATCATTGGAGCGAGGTTGCCCCCCCCCCGTTAAGGTGGTTGCAGCCTGGTTGCTTTTTTGAGACTTGATTAATGCAGATTTACGTCCGGCCGCTGACAATTTGGCTCGTTTAGCCTCATGATCAGCCATACAGGCATTGAGCCAGGGCGAGGATAAGTAACCATCTGAGCTCAGATCAAAAAGATCATACTGTGTGATGACTCGCTCTACTAGGGCAAGATCCTGCTCATGGATCTGCCAGCCGATTACAGCTGTGTCGCTCTTGATCCGATAATCATCGGTACTGCGGAGGCATTCCAGGATCATTACATAGATACCGTAGCCAGCTGCTCCCTCTTGCATACGCATACGGAGTACATTGTCCATACTCGATAAGGTTGTTGGGTGGTAAAAATAGGTGTACATTGAGGTAATAATGAGGTTGATTAAAAGAGGGCCGGGAGGGAGCGACCCTCCCCAAGAACCTCATATCTTGTTGCCCTTGTCTCCATGTGTCGACGCGGCAAAGATAGGTAATAAACTTGAATTGTGCAAACAAAAATCAAAAAAAGTGCTGTACGGGTATTAAAAAAATCAGATCACCCGATAAATGGATGATCTGATCAACAAAAACTTAAACTTACATTAGCAAGATGCGACGAGATTAGAGGTCACCGTCTATAGACTCGGATGTCTTAAATGAGATGCTCACTACGCGGCTATCAGATAACGTTACAGTCACCCTGGCCAAAGGCGATGTCGTTGAGATGGTTGGCGCGGTCAGTCTAATGACATTACCATCACGCGTCACAGAGGGCTGCTGAGCCATGGTGCCGTTTTCGGCAATAAAAGATACGGACGATACACCATCTAACTTAGACGATGACAGTGAGATCTCGACGGCTTTAGTTGTAGCTCCTGACATAGGTCCGTAATAATCGCCAGAGTTGTAAGACGTGTTGGCAATCTTAATCCTGGCAATGTACATTGGTTGAGCCTCCGCACTCTGTGCATTTGTGCTAACTGGTGACAAAATAACCTCGGCATCTACACCATAGCTTGCGATTGCCAACTCATGCTGAGACTCTG
It encodes:
- a CDS encoding DUF4373 domain-containing protein, with amino-acid sequence MDNVLRMRMQEGAAGYGIYVMILECLRSTDDYRIKSDTAVIGWQIHEQDLALVERVITQYDLFDLSSDGYLSSPWLNACMADHEAKRAKLSAAGRKSALIKSQKSNQAATTLTGGGQPRSNDVSDLAQQPTTHLNNHTDNLTPSDHNSGAGVEGYFSAAMISKIGKDKSGLADVDKCRISLVKDPDHNPDIIISRILEYKLTYNQVMALYNVTEGCLVGGARTVALLAAFRHCKETQFRPMYAYEYLISRIKDAQDVQLEISSADKP